One Miscanthus floridulus cultivar M001 chromosome 11, ASM1932011v1, whole genome shotgun sequence DNA window includes the following coding sequences:
- the LOC136490932 gene encoding endoribonuclease Dicer homolog 4-like isoform X1, giving the protein MGEGEDEAESSSSGAAAGEPKDPRTIARKYQLDLCKRAVDENIVVYLGTGCGKTHIAVLLMYELGHLIRKPSREVCVFLAPTIPLVRQQAMVIADSTNFKVQRYYGSGKNSRDHQAWEKEMREYEVLVMTPQILLHNLRHCFIKMDLIALLIFDECHHAQAQKRHPYAQIMKEFYNNADKHPRVFGMTASPIIGKGGSNKLTYTKCINSLEELLNAKVCSVDNVELESVIASPKIEVYFYGPVGHSNLITTYINELDGYKSQLLMCFEQSEYMLRESACNFKESQKKLKSLWRLHENLIFCLQEVGLFGALQAARTFLSPSSGSLDGKGVDINDYVNKATSLLSRGILEGADADSFDLETIEEPFFSKKFAVLIDVLSRYRLEENMKCIVFVKRIIVARVVAHILQNLKCLDFWKCEFLVGCHSGLRNMSRDKMGSIIEKFSSGEVNLLVATSVGEEGLDIQTCCLVVRFDLPETVNSFIQSRGRARMSKSKYVFLLERGNQSQEKLLDDYITGESIMDKEINLRTSNDMFDCLEENIYRVNDTGASISTACSVSLLHRYCDNLPRDMFFVPSPSFFFVDDIDGIVCRLILPPNAAFRQVNGQPCPSKDEAKRDACLKACIKLHELGALTDFLLPGQGSRKMKVSTTNISESNKDEDESFREELHEMLIPAVLRPSRCKLDCSLKLHFYYIEFIPKPADRRYQMFGLFVINRLPEESEKLDVELHLAHARIVKAGIKYLGKIEFNKEEMILAHNFQEMFLKVLLDRSEFTSSYILLGNDAALDMDSTFYLLLPIKQKFYGDNMIDWPTIKKCLSSPAFQDPMGLSLPDSCLPNESLKLLGGTYKKADVIGSLVYTPHTDVFFFVDSILDGTNAKSELNGATYAEHFKERLHIKLSHPEQPLLKAKQLFCLRNLLHNRQLESTESEGRELMEHFVELPPELCSLKITGFSKDMGSSLSLLPSLMCRLENLLVAIELKDVMSSYFPEASQISASGILEALTTERCLERISLERLEVLGDAFLKYVVGRHNFISYEGLDEGQLTRRRSDIVSNSNLYELSIRRNLQVYIRDQHFEPTQFFALGRPCKVVCNPDRETTLHPKNIHPDRRENFNLRCTKSHHWLHRKTIADVVESLLGAFIVECGFKAAFAFLHWIGIKVDFENSALYRVLDASSANLSLMNYMNIYELEELIGYTFKHKALLLQAFVHPSFNKHSGGCYQRMEFLGDAVLEYLMASYLYSAYPDLKPGQLTDLKSLAVNNNSFAYVAVKKSIHKYLIKDSKSLTAAVNKFENYVNLSSSEKDLLEEPTCPKVLGDIVESCVGAVLLDSGFNLNHVWKLMLMLLKPILSFCGMHIDPMRELREICQYNGFELRLPKPTEDNGEFHVKVEVNIDGKMISCTAANRNSKDARKVAAQEALSKLKNNGYKHKRKSLEEILRATTKKESELIGYDEEPINVEDDIQMKNLLINGEMEGNIFFQNKEVSLNGRSETSIQSTAGDNLVDKNDVNNGRNNKSNVVVQNGCLSRGATDQINQKEYHGDMVRKTARSFLYELCAANYWKPPEFELCKDEGPSHLRKFTCKVLIQITGTSATLLECYSDPKLQKKAAHEHAAEGALWYLKQLGYLTKDDNRV; this is encoded by the exons ATGGGCGAGGGCGAGGACGAGGCTGAGAGCTCCAGCTCCGGCGCGGCCGCTGGCGAACCCAAGGATCCGAGAACGATCGCTCGCAA ATATCAACTGGATCTTTGCAAGAGGGCAGTCGATGAGAACATCGTGGTGTACCTTGGAACAGGATGTGGGAAGACACACATTGCCGTGTTACTCATGTATGAGCTTGGACACCTCATCCGCAAACCCAGCCGCGAGGTCTGCGTCTTCCTCGCACCGACCATACCCCTTGTCCGTCAG CAAGCAATGGTGATTGCGGATTCCACTAATTTTAAAGTTCAACGTTACTATGGAAGTGGTAAAAACTCTAGAGATCACCAGGCATGGGAGAAAGAGATGCGAGAATACGAG GTCCTTGTAATGACTCCCCAAATATTATTGCACAATTTGCGTCATTGTTTCATCAAGATGGACTTAATTGCACTTTTGATATTTGATGAATGCCATCATGCACAAGCACAAAAAAGGCATCCATATGCACAAATTATGAAG GAATTCTACAACAACGCTGATAAACATCCTCGTGTTTTTGGCATGACTGCTTCACCGATTATTGGAAAAG GTGGTTCTAACAAGCTTACCTACACTAAATGTATCAACAGTCTCGAGGAATTACTTAATGCAAAG GTTTGTTCAGTTGATAATGTAGAACTTGAAAGTGTGATTGCTTCTCCTAAGATTGAAGTGTACTTTTATGGCCCAGTTGGTCACTCTAACTTGATTACGACTTACATCAATGAGCTTGATGGCTATAAGTCTcag CTTTTAATGTGCTTTGAACAGTCTGAATACATGTTAAGAGAGAGTGCATGCAATTTCAAGGAGTCACAGAAGAAACTGAAGTCGTTATGGAGGTTGCATGAAAATTTGATTTTCTGTTTGCAAGAAGTTGGTCTCTTTGGAGCTCTCCAA GCTGCAAGGACCTTTCTCTCTCCCAGTAGTGGTAGTCTAGATGGAAAGGGGGTTGACATTAATGACTATGTAAACAAAGCAACGTCTCTTCTAAGCCGCGGCATCTTAGAAG GTGCAGATGCTGATTCGTTTGACCTAGAGACAATAGAAGAACCTTTCTTCTCAAAAAAATTTGCAGTTCTTATTGACGTTCTATCGAGATACAG GCTGGAGGAAAACATGAAATGCATTGTTTTTGTGAAAAGAATCATTGTCGCAAGAGTAGTAGCACATATTCTCCAAAATCTGAAGTGCCTTGATTTTTGGAAATGTGAGTTTCTTGTGGGATGCCACTCGGGATTAAGGAACATGTCAAGGGACAAGATGGGTTCTATCATTGAAAAGTTCTCTTCGGGTGAG GTGAACCTTTTGGTCGCTACTAGTGTAGGTGAGGAGGGACTTGACATTCAGACTTGCTGCCTTGTTGTGCGGTTTGATCTCCCTGAAACTGTTAATAGCTTTATCCAGTCAAGGGGACGTGCCCGGATGAGTAAATCTAAATATGTTTTTCTCCTGGAGAG GGGAAATCAGTCTCAGGAGAAGTTACTTGATGATTATATTACTGGTGAAAGCATTATGGATAAAGAGATTAACTTGAGAACATCAAATGATATGTTCGATTGCCTTGAGGAGAACATCTATCGAGTCAATGATACTGGTGCTTCCATTAGCACTGCTTGCAGTGTATCTCTATTACATCGCTACTGTGATAACCTTCCTAGAGATAT GTTTTTTGTTCCTTCCCCATCATTCTTCTTTGTCGATGACATTGATGGAATAGTTTGCAGACTAATTCTTCCACCAAATGCTGCTTTCCGTCAAGTGAATGGTCAACCCTGTCCATCGAAAGATGAAGCTAAGAGAGATGCATGCTTGAAAGCATGCATTAAACTTCATGAACTCGGTGCTTTGACAGATTTTCTTCTACCTGGCCAAGGCTCTAGAAAGATGAAGGTATCAACAACAAATATTTCAGAAAGCAACAAAGATGAGG ATGAAAGTTTTAGGGAAGAGCTTCATGAGATGTTAATCCCTGCAGTTCTGAGACCTTCAAGATGCAAACTAGATTGCTCATTGAAGTTGCATTTCTATTACATAGAATTTATTCCCAAACCAGCAGATAGACGATATCAGATGTTTGGTCTTTTTGTGATCAATCGCCTTCCAGAGGAATCTGAAAAGTTGGATGTTGAATTGCATCTTGCTCATGCGAGGATTGTGAAAGCAGGAATTAAATATTTGGGAAAGATTGAGTTTAACAAAGAAGAG ATGATACTCGCACACAATTTTCAAGAAATGTTTTTGAAAGTTCTCCTGGACAGATCCGAGTTCACTTCATCTTATATTTTGTTGGGGAATGATGCTGCATTGGACATGGATTCAACATTTTACCTTTTACTTCCCATCAAGCAGAAATTCTATGGTGATAATATGATTGATTGGCCAACAATAAAGAAGTGTTTATCGTCACCTGCATTTCAAGATCCAATGGGTTTGTCTCTGCCTGATTCATGTTTGCCAAATGAGTCTTTGAAGCTTCTTGGTGGAACGTACAAGAAAGCTGATGTCATTGGCAGTTTGGTATATACTCCCCACACCGACGTGTTTTTCTTCGTTGACTCCATTCTGGATGGAACAAATGCTAAAAGTGAGTTGAACGGTGCAACTTATGCAGAACATTTTAAGGAAAG GTTACATATCAAGCTTTCCCATCCTGAGCAGCCACTTTTGAAAGCTAAGCAGCTGTTCTGTCTGCGTAATCTGCTTCATAATCGACAACTTGAGAGCACAG AATCTGAGGGTCGTGAATTGATGGAGCACTTTGTGGAGTTACCTCCAGAGCTATGCTCTTTGAAGATAACTGGGTTCTCAAAAGATATGGGTAGTTCTTTGTCCTTGCTACCATCATTAATGTGTCGCTTGGAGAATTTGTTGGTGGCTATTGAGTTGAAGGATGTCATGTCATCCTATTTCCCAGAGGCTTCTCAAATTAGTGCCTCGGGT ATCCTTGAAGCACTGACTACTGAAAGGTGTTTAGAGAGGATCTCTTTGGAGCGATTAGAAGTCCTAGGTGATGCTTTCTTGAAGTACGTAGTTGGGCGCCATAACTTTATTTCATATGAAGGACTTGATGAAGGTCAGTTGACCAGGAGACGTTCTGATATAGTGAGTAATTCGAATTTATACGAGTTATCAATTAGAAGAAATTTGCAG GTATACATACGGGATCAACACTTTGAACCTACTCAGTTCTTTGCACTGGGAAGACCTTGTAAAGTTGTTTGCAATCCTGACAGAGAGACGACTTTACACCCGAAGAATATCCACCCAGATAGACGTGAAAACTTTAACTTGAGGTGTACAAAATCACATCATTGGTTGCATAGGAAGACAATTGCAGATGTTGTTGAGTCACTTCTTGGAGCTTTTATTGTCGAGTGTGGATTCAAAGCTGCATTTGCATTCCTACATTGGATTGGGATAAAAGTTGATTTCGAAAATTCAGCTCTCTATAGAGTATTAGATGCAAGCTCCGCCAATTTGTCTCTCATGAACTACATGAACATTTATGAGCTTGAAGAATTGATTGGCTACACCTTCAAGCACAAGGCTCTTCTTCTCCAAGCATTTGTACACCCTTCATTCAATAAGCATTCTGGAGGATGCTACCAG AGGATGGAGTTTCTTGGAGATGCTGTTTTGGAATATTTGATGGCCTCGTACCTCTACTCAGCTTACCCTGATCTCAAGCCTGGTCAACTAACAGATCTGAAATCATTAGCTGTGAATAATAATTCATTTGCTTATGTGGCCGTTAAGAAATCTATCCATAAATATCTCATAAAGGATTCTAAATCTCTTACGGCAGCGGTAAATAAATTTGAGAATTATGTTAATCTTTCAAGTTCAGAGAAAGACTTGTTAGAAGAACCAACATGTCCAAAG GTTCTTGGTGATATTGTTGAATCTTGTGTTGGTGCGGTGCTTTTAGATTCCGGCTTCAACCTGAACCATGTTTGGAAGCTAATGCTAATGCTTCTAAAGCCAATATTGAGCTTCTGTGGCATGCACATTGATCCTATGAGAGAACTCCGAGAAATTTGTCAATATAATGGTTTTGAGTTAAGACTTCCCAAACCTACGGAGGACAATGGAGAGTTCCATGTCAAAGTAGAAGTTAACATAGATGGcaagatgataagctgtactgcaGCAAACCGGAATTCGAAAGATGCTAGAAAGGTAGCTGCACAAGAAGCGCTTTCAAAACTGAAG AATAATGGATACAAGCATAAAAGAAAGTCACTGGAGGAAATTTTGCGTGCTACCACGAAAAAAGAATCAGAACTGATAGGCtatgatgaagaaccaatcaatgtTGAGGATGACATACAAATGAAGAATCTACTGATAAATGGAGAAATGGAAGGAAACATCTTTTTTCAAAATAAAGAAGTGTCGTTGAACGGGAGGTCTGAAACCTCCATTCAGAGTACAGCAGGAGATAACTTGGTTGACAAGAATGATGTTAATAATGGAAGGAACAATAAGTCCAATGTGGTTGTGCAGAATGGTTGCCTATCTAGAGGGGCAACTGATCAAATAAACCAAAAAGAGTATCATG GTGATATggtacgcaaaacagcaaggtcaTTCCTTTATGAACTATGTGCTGCAAACTATTGGAAACCTCCTGAATTTGAGTTATGCAAAGATGAAGGACCAAGCCACCTTCGAAA GTTCACTTGTAAGGTCCTTATTCAGATCACGGGAACTTCAGCGACCCTTTTGGAGTGCTATAGCGATCCTAAGCTACAAAAGAAAGCAGCGCATGAGCATGCGGCAGAGGGAGCTCTGTGGTATCTTAAGCAACTTGGATACCTAACAAAAGATGATAATCGTGTCTAG
- the LOC136490932 gene encoding endoribonuclease Dicer homolog 4-like isoform X5 yields MGEGEDEAESSSSGAAAGEPKDPRTIARKYQLDLCKRAVDENIVVYLGTGCGKTHIAVLLMYELGHLIRKPSREVCVFLAPTIPLVRQQAMVIADSTNFKVQRYYGSGKNSRDHQAWEKEMREYEVLVMTPQILLHNLRHCFIKMDLIALLIFDECHHAQAQKRHPYAQIMKEFYNNADKHPRVFGMTASPIIGKGGSNKLTYTKCINSLEELLNAKLLMCFEQSEYMLRESACNFKESQKKLKSLWRLHENLIFCLQEVGLFGALQAARTFLSPSSGSLDGKGVDINDYVNKATSLLSRGILEGADADSFDLETIEEPFFSKKFAVLIDVLSRYRLEENMKCIVFVKRIIVARVVAHILQNLKCLDFWKCEFLVGCHSGLRNMSRDKMGSIIEKFSSGEVNLLVATSVGEEGLDIQTCCLVVRFDLPETVNSFIQSRGRARMSKSKYVFLLERGNQSQEKLLDDYITGESIMDKEINLRTSNDMFDCLEENIYRVNDTGASISTACSVSLLHRYCDNLPRDMFFVPSPSFFFVDDIDGIVCRLILPPNAAFRQVNGQPCPSKDEAKRDACLKACIKLHELGALTDFLLPGQGSRKMKVSTTNISESNKDEDESFREELHEMLIPAVLRPSRCKLDCSLKLHFYYIEFIPKPADRRYQMFGLFVINRLPEESEKLDVELHLAHARIVKAGIKYLGKIEFNKEEMILAHNFQEMFLKVLLDRSEFTSSYILLGNDAALDMDSTFYLLLPIKQKFYGDNMIDWPTIKKCLSSPAFQDPMGLSLPDSCLPNESLKLLGGTYKKADVIGSLVYTPHTDVFFFVDSILDGTNAKSELNGATYAEHFKERLHIKLSHPEQPLLKAKQLFCLRNLLHNRQLESTESEGRELMEHFVELPPELCSLKITGFSKDMGSSLSLLPSLMCRLENLLVAIELKDVMSSYFPEASQISASGILEALTTERCLERISLERLEVLGDAFLKYVVGRHNFISYEGLDEGQLTRRRSDIVSNSNLYELSIRRNLQVYIRDQHFEPTQFFALGRPCKVVCNPDRETTLHPKNIHPDRRENFNLRCTKSHHWLHRKTIADVVESLLGAFIVECGFKAAFAFLHWIGIKVDFENSALYRVLDASSANLSLMNYMNIYELEELIGYTFKHKALLLQAFVHPSFNKHSGGCYQRMEFLGDAVLEYLMASYLYSAYPDLKPGQLTDLKSLAVNNNSFAYVAVKKSIHKYLIKDSKSLTAAVNKFENYVNLSSSEKDLLEEPTCPKVLGDIVESCVGAVLLDSGFNLNHVWKLMLMLLKPILSFCGMHIDPMRELREICQYNGFELRLPKPTEDNGEFHVKVEVNIDGKMISCTAANRNSKDARKVAAQEALSKLKNNGYKHKRKSLEEILRATTKKESELIGYDEEPINVEDDIQMKNLLINGEMEGNIFFQNKEVSLNGRSETSIQSTAGDNLVDKNDVNNGRNNKSNVVVQNGCLSRGATDQINQKEYHGDMVRKTARSFLYELCAANYWKPPEFELCKDEGPSHLRKFTCKVLIQITGTSATLLECYSDPKLQKKAAHEHAAEGALWYLKQLGYLTKDDNRV; encoded by the exons ATGGGCGAGGGCGAGGACGAGGCTGAGAGCTCCAGCTCCGGCGCGGCCGCTGGCGAACCCAAGGATCCGAGAACGATCGCTCGCAA ATATCAACTGGATCTTTGCAAGAGGGCAGTCGATGAGAACATCGTGGTGTACCTTGGAACAGGATGTGGGAAGACACACATTGCCGTGTTACTCATGTATGAGCTTGGACACCTCATCCGCAAACCCAGCCGCGAGGTCTGCGTCTTCCTCGCACCGACCATACCCCTTGTCCGTCAG CAAGCAATGGTGATTGCGGATTCCACTAATTTTAAAGTTCAACGTTACTATGGAAGTGGTAAAAACTCTAGAGATCACCAGGCATGGGAGAAAGAGATGCGAGAATACGAG GTCCTTGTAATGACTCCCCAAATATTATTGCACAATTTGCGTCATTGTTTCATCAAGATGGACTTAATTGCACTTTTGATATTTGATGAATGCCATCATGCACAAGCACAAAAAAGGCATCCATATGCACAAATTATGAAG GAATTCTACAACAACGCTGATAAACATCCTCGTGTTTTTGGCATGACTGCTTCACCGATTATTGGAAAAG GTGGTTCTAACAAGCTTACCTACACTAAATGTATCAACAGTCTCGAGGAATTACTTAATGCAAAG CTTTTAATGTGCTTTGAACAGTCTGAATACATGTTAAGAGAGAGTGCATGCAATTTCAAGGAGTCACAGAAGAAACTGAAGTCGTTATGGAGGTTGCATGAAAATTTGATTTTCTGTTTGCAAGAAGTTGGTCTCTTTGGAGCTCTCCAA GCTGCAAGGACCTTTCTCTCTCCCAGTAGTGGTAGTCTAGATGGAAAGGGGGTTGACATTAATGACTATGTAAACAAAGCAACGTCTCTTCTAAGCCGCGGCATCTTAGAAG GTGCAGATGCTGATTCGTTTGACCTAGAGACAATAGAAGAACCTTTCTTCTCAAAAAAATTTGCAGTTCTTATTGACGTTCTATCGAGATACAG GCTGGAGGAAAACATGAAATGCATTGTTTTTGTGAAAAGAATCATTGTCGCAAGAGTAGTAGCACATATTCTCCAAAATCTGAAGTGCCTTGATTTTTGGAAATGTGAGTTTCTTGTGGGATGCCACTCGGGATTAAGGAACATGTCAAGGGACAAGATGGGTTCTATCATTGAAAAGTTCTCTTCGGGTGAG GTGAACCTTTTGGTCGCTACTAGTGTAGGTGAGGAGGGACTTGACATTCAGACTTGCTGCCTTGTTGTGCGGTTTGATCTCCCTGAAACTGTTAATAGCTTTATCCAGTCAAGGGGACGTGCCCGGATGAGTAAATCTAAATATGTTTTTCTCCTGGAGAG GGGAAATCAGTCTCAGGAGAAGTTACTTGATGATTATATTACTGGTGAAAGCATTATGGATAAAGAGATTAACTTGAGAACATCAAATGATATGTTCGATTGCCTTGAGGAGAACATCTATCGAGTCAATGATACTGGTGCTTCCATTAGCACTGCTTGCAGTGTATCTCTATTACATCGCTACTGTGATAACCTTCCTAGAGATAT GTTTTTTGTTCCTTCCCCATCATTCTTCTTTGTCGATGACATTGATGGAATAGTTTGCAGACTAATTCTTCCACCAAATGCTGCTTTCCGTCAAGTGAATGGTCAACCCTGTCCATCGAAAGATGAAGCTAAGAGAGATGCATGCTTGAAAGCATGCATTAAACTTCATGAACTCGGTGCTTTGACAGATTTTCTTCTACCTGGCCAAGGCTCTAGAAAGATGAAGGTATCAACAACAAATATTTCAGAAAGCAACAAAGATGAGG ATGAAAGTTTTAGGGAAGAGCTTCATGAGATGTTAATCCCTGCAGTTCTGAGACCTTCAAGATGCAAACTAGATTGCTCATTGAAGTTGCATTTCTATTACATAGAATTTATTCCCAAACCAGCAGATAGACGATATCAGATGTTTGGTCTTTTTGTGATCAATCGCCTTCCAGAGGAATCTGAAAAGTTGGATGTTGAATTGCATCTTGCTCATGCGAGGATTGTGAAAGCAGGAATTAAATATTTGGGAAAGATTGAGTTTAACAAAGAAGAG ATGATACTCGCACACAATTTTCAAGAAATGTTTTTGAAAGTTCTCCTGGACAGATCCGAGTTCACTTCATCTTATATTTTGTTGGGGAATGATGCTGCATTGGACATGGATTCAACATTTTACCTTTTACTTCCCATCAAGCAGAAATTCTATGGTGATAATATGATTGATTGGCCAACAATAAAGAAGTGTTTATCGTCACCTGCATTTCAAGATCCAATGGGTTTGTCTCTGCCTGATTCATGTTTGCCAAATGAGTCTTTGAAGCTTCTTGGTGGAACGTACAAGAAAGCTGATGTCATTGGCAGTTTGGTATATACTCCCCACACCGACGTGTTTTTCTTCGTTGACTCCATTCTGGATGGAACAAATGCTAAAAGTGAGTTGAACGGTGCAACTTATGCAGAACATTTTAAGGAAAG GTTACATATCAAGCTTTCCCATCCTGAGCAGCCACTTTTGAAAGCTAAGCAGCTGTTCTGTCTGCGTAATCTGCTTCATAATCGACAACTTGAGAGCACAG AATCTGAGGGTCGTGAATTGATGGAGCACTTTGTGGAGTTACCTCCAGAGCTATGCTCTTTGAAGATAACTGGGTTCTCAAAAGATATGGGTAGTTCTTTGTCCTTGCTACCATCATTAATGTGTCGCTTGGAGAATTTGTTGGTGGCTATTGAGTTGAAGGATGTCATGTCATCCTATTTCCCAGAGGCTTCTCAAATTAGTGCCTCGGGT ATCCTTGAAGCACTGACTACTGAAAGGTGTTTAGAGAGGATCTCTTTGGAGCGATTAGAAGTCCTAGGTGATGCTTTCTTGAAGTACGTAGTTGGGCGCCATAACTTTATTTCATATGAAGGACTTGATGAAGGTCAGTTGACCAGGAGACGTTCTGATATAGTGAGTAATTCGAATTTATACGAGTTATCAATTAGAAGAAATTTGCAG GTATACATACGGGATCAACACTTTGAACCTACTCAGTTCTTTGCACTGGGAAGACCTTGTAAAGTTGTTTGCAATCCTGACAGAGAGACGACTTTACACCCGAAGAATATCCACCCAGATAGACGTGAAAACTTTAACTTGAGGTGTACAAAATCACATCATTGGTTGCATAGGAAGACAATTGCAGATGTTGTTGAGTCACTTCTTGGAGCTTTTATTGTCGAGTGTGGATTCAAAGCTGCATTTGCATTCCTACATTGGATTGGGATAAAAGTTGATTTCGAAAATTCAGCTCTCTATAGAGTATTAGATGCAAGCTCCGCCAATTTGTCTCTCATGAACTACATGAACATTTATGAGCTTGAAGAATTGATTGGCTACACCTTCAAGCACAAGGCTCTTCTTCTCCAAGCATTTGTACACCCTTCATTCAATAAGCATTCTGGAGGATGCTACCAG AGGATGGAGTTTCTTGGAGATGCTGTTTTGGAATATTTGATGGCCTCGTACCTCTACTCAGCTTACCCTGATCTCAAGCCTGGTCAACTAACAGATCTGAAATCATTAGCTGTGAATAATAATTCATTTGCTTATGTGGCCGTTAAGAAATCTATCCATAAATATCTCATAAAGGATTCTAAATCTCTTACGGCAGCGGTAAATAAATTTGAGAATTATGTTAATCTTTCAAGTTCAGAGAAAGACTTGTTAGAAGAACCAACATGTCCAAAG GTTCTTGGTGATATTGTTGAATCTTGTGTTGGTGCGGTGCTTTTAGATTCCGGCTTCAACCTGAACCATGTTTGGAAGCTAATGCTAATGCTTCTAAAGCCAATATTGAGCTTCTGTGGCATGCACATTGATCCTATGAGAGAACTCCGAGAAATTTGTCAATATAATGGTTTTGAGTTAAGACTTCCCAAACCTACGGAGGACAATGGAGAGTTCCATGTCAAAGTAGAAGTTAACATAGATGGcaagatgataagctgtactgcaGCAAACCGGAATTCGAAAGATGCTAGAAAGGTAGCTGCACAAGAAGCGCTTTCAAAACTGAAG AATAATGGATACAAGCATAAAAGAAAGTCACTGGAGGAAATTTTGCGTGCTACCACGAAAAAAGAATCAGAACTGATAGGCtatgatgaagaaccaatcaatgtTGAGGATGACATACAAATGAAGAATCTACTGATAAATGGAGAAATGGAAGGAAACATCTTTTTTCAAAATAAAGAAGTGTCGTTGAACGGGAGGTCTGAAACCTCCATTCAGAGTACAGCAGGAGATAACTTGGTTGACAAGAATGATGTTAATAATGGAAGGAACAATAAGTCCAATGTGGTTGTGCAGAATGGTTGCCTATCTAGAGGGGCAACTGATCAAATAAACCAAAAAGAGTATCATG GTGATATggtacgcaaaacagcaaggtcaTTCCTTTATGAACTATGTGCTGCAAACTATTGGAAACCTCCTGAATTTGAGTTATGCAAAGATGAAGGACCAAGCCACCTTCGAAA GTTCACTTGTAAGGTCCTTATTCAGATCACGGGAACTTCAGCGACCCTTTTGGAGTGCTATAGCGATCCTAAGCTACAAAAGAAAGCAGCGCATGAGCATGCGGCAGAGGGAGCTCTGTGGTATCTTAAGCAACTTGGATACCTAACAAAAGATGATAATCGTGTCTAG